The Nitrospira tepida genome includes a window with the following:
- a CDS encoding ABC transporter substrate-binding protein, whose product MKRRQPGILTGMPFMANVSSRTFVDDAGRKVFFADPPRRIVSLAPNITEMLFALDAGSRLVGVTSFCNFPPEAAALPKVGGATPNLERVIRLNPDLLLTPRGFLNADAVRELEQLRIPVFTFETHTLDDVLRHLSTLGRLLDRGKTADALVGRLRERIKRVSTPSAGRPRPTVLYVLNSDPLITVGPGSFIHHVIELAGGANIAADTGTAYPRLSMETVLKRNPDVLLFPAGESEAVSESQLVQWRTWSALSAVRHNRLVPVASDLLDRPGPRIVEGLEHLAQIFHSDPVSSNPGP is encoded by the coding sequence ATGAAACGCCGCCAACCCGGCATTTTGACTGGCATGCCGTTCATGGCCAACGTCAGCTCGCGGACCTTTGTGGATGACGCCGGACGCAAGGTCTTTTTCGCTGACCCGCCGCGGCGGATCGTCTCGCTGGCTCCCAATATCACGGAAATGTTGTTTGCGCTGGATGCAGGCAGCCGCCTGGTCGGGGTGACCTCGTTCTGCAATTTTCCGCCGGAGGCCGCAGCCCTGCCCAAGGTCGGCGGGGCAACGCCGAATCTAGAACGTGTAATTCGCCTCAATCCGGACCTTCTACTGACGCCGCGCGGGTTCTTGAATGCCGATGCCGTTCGAGAGCTGGAACAACTAAGAATTCCCGTCTTCACATTCGAGACCCACACCCTGGATGACGTGCTCAGACATCTCTCGACGCTGGGCCGGCTTCTTGATCGCGGCAAGACGGCGGATGCGTTGGTGGGGCGTCTGCGCGAACGGATTAAGCGGGTAAGTACACCCTCCGCCGGCCGCCCCCGACCAACAGTGCTCTACGTACTGAACAGCGACCCCCTGATCACCGTCGGACCCGGCAGCTTTATCCACCACGTCATCGAACTTGCGGGCGGCGCCAACATCGCCGCGGACACAGGGACTGCTTATCCACGGCTTTCAATGGAGACGGTGCTGAAGAGAAACCCGGACGTTCTGCTCTTTCCTGCAGGCGAGTCGGAAGCGGTTTCCGAATCTCAGTTGGTCCAGTGGCGAACCTGGTCCGCCTTGTCAGCGGTCAGGCACAACCGGCTTGTGCCAGTGGCCAGCGACCTCCTGGACCGTCCTGGTCCGCGCATCGTCGAAGGGTTGGAACACCTGGCTCAAATATTCCACTCCGATCCCGTTTCTTCCAATCCCGGACCATGA